The sequence below is a genomic window from Actinomycetota bacterium.
CTCGGTGGCCGTCGACCTCCACAAGCTGCTGTGGCAGCCGGCCGCCTGCGGCGCCTTCCTGGTCCGCGACCAGGGCCTGCTGGCCCCCCTGGAGGTGACCGTCCCCTACCTCAACTCCGGCCTCCCGCCGGGCGCGGCCGAGGAGTGGGCGATGCCGCACCTGGTCGGCCGGTCGCTGGCCACCACCCGCCGCTTCGCCGCCCTCACCCCCCTGCTGAGCCTCCAGGCGCTGGGCCGGCGGGCCATCGGGGAGCTGGTCGACCGCACCCTGGAGCTGGCCGTCTGCGCCGCCGACGCCGTCGCGGCCGAGCCGCGCCTGGCCCTGACGGCCCGGCCCGTGCTCGGGTCGGTGGTGTTCCGCTACCTCCCCGACCCCGACGACCCGCAGCGGTCGGACCGGGTCAACGAGGCCATCCGGCTCCACCTGCTGGCGACCGGGCAGGCGGTCGTCGGCCGCACCGAGGTCGCCGGCCGCACCCACCTCAAGCTGACCCTGGTCAACCCCACCGCCACCGAGGCCGACGTGGCCGCGCTCGTCGCCCTGGTCGCGCGGGCCGGCACCGGCCTCGACCAGACCCGCCAGCCCTGAAGGACGAGCCATGCCCACCACCACCGCCGTCGAGCCGGCGCCGGCCCGCCTGGTCCGGCGGCGGGTCACCTGCTGCCTCAACTACACGGTGGCCGCCGGGCCGTGCGCGACCTGCCCGCTGCTCCCACCGGCCGAGACCCGCCAGCGCCTGGCGGCCCCGTAGCCCGCCGGTCAGCCGCCGCCGTCGAGGCGGTCGAGGGCGGCCCGGAGGAAAACGTCGCGGCGGTCGAGGAGCAGCTCCCGGGTGAGGTCGGGGCGGCCCTGGCCGGCGATGGCCCCCGGGAACCAGCCCATGTCCGGCGGCGTGCTCAGGGCGGCCACCACGTCCCAGTGGGCCACCTCCGCCGCGGGCCGGCCGGCCACCTCCTCCCAGCCGGCCAGGACGTCGCCGGCCGCCTCGGGGCCGAAGCAGAGGGCGGCGTCGCAGCGCAGCGAGCCGAGGTCGACCCCGGGCGGCCCGGCGCCGGCGCAG
It includes:
- a CDS encoding (2Fe-2S)-binding protein; amino-acid sequence: MPTTTAVEPAPARLVRRRVTCCLNYTVAAGPCATCPLLPPAETRQRLAAP
- a CDS encoding phosphotransferase; translated protein: RRQGPPRPLLLEAEERVATPPPGTPEVFVHGDLWQGNALWDGDTLTGLIDWDCAGAGPPGVDLGSLRCDAALCFGPEAAGDVLAGWEEVAGRPAAEVAHWDVVAALSTPPDMGWFPGAIAGQGRPDLTRELLLDRRDVFLRAALDRLDGGG